Proteins from a single region of Mus pahari chromosome 2, PAHARI_EIJ_v1.1, whole genome shotgun sequence:
- the Egr4 gene encoding early growth response protein 4 encodes MLHLSDFSGPDALLSKPTEGCAHASPELPRLPARDAPSAAAYPGGDFLSWALSSCGAGGDLTDSCFLEGPAPTPPSGLSYSGSFFIQAVPEHPHDPEALFNLMSGILGLAPFPGPEAAASRSPLDVPFPAGPDALLPDLYSPDLSSAAFPEAFWEAAPSAGAPSQCLFEPQLSPPDVKPGLRAPPASPALDAVASAFKGPYAPWELLSAGVPGNCGSQGSFQTTPEARFSAVGTKVEDLLSISCPAELPGSAARLYPAGAYDAFSLAPGDLGEGTEGLPALLTPPGGEGGSGGEGGEFLAAPPAQLSPLGLRGTATADFSKPLVADLPGGSGVAAPSSPAASFPAAKARRKGRRGGKCSARCFCPRPHVKAFACPVESCVRSFARSDELNRHLRIHTGHKPFQCRICLRNFSRSDHLTTHVRTHTGEKPFACDVCGRRFARSDEKKRHSKVHLKQKARAEERLKGLGFYSLGLSFAAL; translated from the exons ATGCTCCACCTGAGCGACTTCTCCGGCCCCGACGCGCTTCTCTCCAAGCCCACCGAAGGCTGCGCCCACGCCAGCCCCGAGCTGCCTCGGCTGCCTGCTAGGGACGCTCCCTCGGCTGCCGCGTATCCTGGAG GCGACTTCTTGAGCTGGGCTCTGAGCAGCTGCGGCGCCGGGGGGGACTTAACAGATTCCTGCTTCCTGGAGGGCCCTGCACCCACGCCCCCTTCGGGCCTCAGCTACAGCGGCAGCTTCTTCATCCAGGCGGTTCCCGAACACCCGCACGACCCGGAGGCCCTCTTCAACCTCATGTCTGGCATCTTGGGCCTGGCACCCTTCCCCGGCCCCGAGGCGGCAGCATCTCGGTCCCCCCTGGATGTCCCTTTCCCCGCGGGCCCTGATGCCTTGCTGCCGGACCTCTACTCCCCAGATCTGAGTTCGGCCGCCTTCCCGGAGGCGTTTTGGGAGGCCGCCCCTTCGGCGGGCGCTCCCTCGCAGTGCCTGTTCGAGCCCCAGCTCTCCCCGCCCGACGTCAAGCCGGGGCTGCGGGCGCCTCCCGCCTCGCCAGCGCTGGACGCTGTTGCTTCGGCCTTCAAAGGGCCCTACGCCCCCTGGGAGCTGCTGTCGGCCGGGGTCCCGGGGAACTGTGGGTCGCAGGGGAGCTTCCAGACCACCCCGGAGGCCCGCTTCTCCGCGGTAGGGACCAAGGTCGAGGACTTACTGTCCATCAGCTGCCCCGCCGAGCTCCCGGGCTCGGCCGCCAGACTCTACCCGGCAGGGGCCTACGACGCCTTCTCGCTGGCCCCAGGTGACTTAGGGGAGGGGACCGAGGGCCTCCCGGCGCTGCTGACCCCTCcgggcggggagggagggagcggcGGCGAAGGCGGAGAGTTCCTGGCCGCCCCTCCGGCTCAACTGTCCCCTCTGGGCCTGCGCGGTACCGCCACGGCGGACTTCTCCAAACCCCTGGTGGCCGATCTCCCGGGGGGCAGCGGCGTGGCGGCGCCCTCATCCCCGGCCGCCTCCTTCCCCGCGGCCAAAGCCCGACGCAAGGGACGCCGGGGCGGCAAGTGCAGCGCGCGCTGCTTCTGCCCGCGGCCGCACGTCAAGGCCTTCGCCTGCCCGGTGGAGAGCTGCGTGCGGAGCTTCGCGCGCTCCGACGAGCTCAACCGCCACCTGCGCATCCACACGGGCCACAAGCCCTTCCAGTGCCGCATCTGCCTGCGCAACTTCAGCCGCAGCGACCACCTCACCACGCACGTGCGCACCCACACGGGCGAGAAGCCCTTCGCCTGCGACGTGTGCGGCCGCCGCTTCGCGCGCAGCGACGAGAAGAAACGGCACAGCAAGGTGCACCTGAAGCAGAAGGCGCGCGCGGAGGAGCGCCTCAAGGGCCTGGGCTTCTACTCGCTGGGCCTCTCCTTCGCCGCGCTGTAG